In the Candidatus Omnitrophota bacterium genome, one interval contains:
- a CDS encoding PilZ domain-containing protein: protein MSIILISILAAAVLFVIYVLSSREERDITDRFAPHGKVEGYYSGGPERRRSERFDAELDVKYSVLRSSPANLRTNSKNISQTGIAMLLYEILPRNSLVDMEISLPGRKDSVKMKGRVAWCEDRSGPERLDGNGKRTFVAGVEFVEPDAKHKNELVSYLKSRPASL, encoded by the coding sequence ATGTCTATAATACTTATCTCGATACTTGCAGCCGCCGTACTATTTGTAATATATGTGCTTTCTTCAAGGGAAGAAAGGGACATAACAGACAGATTTGCCCCGCACGGGAAGGTAGAAGGCTATTATTCCGGCGGCCCCGAAAGAAGAAGATCCGAGCGTTTTGACGCGGAATTAGATGTAAAATACAGCGTCCTGAGATCCTCACCTGCTAATCTCCGCACAAACAGCAAGAATATCAGCCAAACTGGCATTGCGATGCTTTTATACGAAATACTTCCCAGGAACTCGCTGGTGGATATGGAGATATCGCTTCCCGGCAGGAAAGATAGCGTCAAGATGAAAGGGCGCGTGGCCTGGTGCGAGGACCGTAGCGGGCCCGAAAGGTTAGACGGCAACGGCAAGAGGACATTCGTAGCCGGAGTGGAATTCGTGGAACCGGACGCGAAACACAAGAACGAGCTGGTCTCATATTTAAAAAGCAGGCCCGCGTCTTTATGA
- a CDS encoding glycoside hydrolase family 57 protein, protein MSEDQLHIAFVWHMHQPYYRNPLTGEISMPWVRLHAVKDYLDMALMLRDHPGIHQTFNMVPSLLEQIEDLSSPGSRKDLPFELTIKPAKELTEADKLFILRNFFMANWDTMIKPFPRYYDLLVKRGKHFSRDEAAAAAKRFTPQDYTDLQVLFNLSWIDPFFREKDAELKALSKKGKYYTDEDKAVVLDKQMEIMRAIIPAYRKLQDEGIIEVSVSPYFHPILPLLCDTDIAKTSYPEIVLPKTTFRHPEDAKKQVESAVRYYEDRFGRPPRGMWPSEGSVSDQAVGIISEAGLKWAATDEEVLFRSLQRQRTPEALYRPYSANTQKEGLSLIFRDRTLSDAIGFVYQSWPPENAAADFIGKLHAIKDKLPRSKTPYLVPVILDGENAWEFYPNDGRDFLRCLYRGIQNDPGLRTTTVSGYLEQFPSQSRLERIHPGSWINGNFNIWIGHEEKNKAWEYLFETREMLKDFEKTQPDQAALGNAWKEIFIAEGSDWNWWYGEDNSSANDDEFDRLFRMHLSNVYSFIGKTPPEYLSIPIRAKKARIAREPAGFMNPVIDGRDTNYFEWVNSGLVDVSKRGGTMHQSETILKQLYFGFNKDTLFFRFDLSQSNGNGALGLSILLINKGLKISVPALSNNMPLEYIISRLSDDESWSAVKKCCTSAFDRILEIAVKFDDIEAARGETLKLIATIDRSGAAIEHCPEFGAIQITLPSDDYESQQWNV, encoded by the coding sequence ATGTCCGAAGACCAGCTGCATATAGCGTTTGTTTGGCACATGCACCAGCCATATTACAGGAACCCGCTGACCGGAGAGATCTCGATGCCATGGGTCAGGCTGCATGCCGTAAAAGATTACCTGGACATGGCGCTGATGCTCCGGGATCATCCGGGCATACACCAGACTTTCAATATGGTCCCGTCCCTGTTGGAGCAGATAGAGGACCTTTCAAGCCCGGGGTCCAGGAAGGACCTGCCGTTCGAGCTCACGATAAAACCCGCGAAAGAGCTTACGGAGGCCGACAAATTATTCATACTCCGGAATTTCTTCATGGCTAACTGGGACACGATGATAAAGCCTTTCCCGCGCTATTACGACTTGCTCGTAAAGAGGGGGAAGCATTTTTCGCGCGATGAGGCCGCGGCTGCGGCAAAACGCTTTACGCCGCAGGACTATACGGACCTGCAGGTGCTTTTCAACCTGTCCTGGATCGACCCCTTCTTCAGGGAAAAAGACGCGGAACTCAAGGCATTATCGAAAAAGGGGAAGTACTATACCGACGAGGACAAGGCCGTTGTGCTTGATAAGCAGATGGAGATAATGAGGGCTATTATCCCGGCTTACAGGAAATTGCAGGATGAGGGCATTATAGAGGTCTCGGTGTCCCCGTATTTCCACCCGATCCTGCCGCTGTTATGCGATACGGATATAGCGAAAACTTCCTATCCCGAGATCGTGCTGCCAAAGACGACTTTCCGCCATCCGGAGGACGCCAAGAAACAGGTCGAATCGGCCGTAAGGTATTATGAAGACAGGTTCGGGAGGCCGCCGCGCGGAATGTGGCCTTCCGAGGGGTCCGTGAGCGACCAGGCTGTCGGCATCATAAGCGAAGCCGGTTTAAAATGGGCGGCTACCGACGAGGAGGTACTTTTCCGGTCACTTCAAAGGCAGAGAACGCCGGAGGCGCTCTACAGGCCTTACTCCGCGAACACGCAGAAAGAGGGCCTATCGCTGATATTCAGGGATAGGACGCTTTCCGACGCGATAGGATTCGTTTACCAGAGCTGGCCGCCGGAAAACGCCGCAGCCGATTTCATAGGCAAACTCCATGCCATCAAGGATAAACTTCCGAGATCCAAAACTCCGTACCTCGTCCCGGTAATACTGGACGGCGAGAACGCCTGGGAATTCTATCCGAACGACGGGCGTGACTTCCTCAGGTGCCTCTACAGGGGCATCCAGAATGACCCGGGCCTGAGGACAACGACCGTCTCCGGCTATCTCGAGCAGTTCCCATCGCAATCAAGGCTTGAAAGGATCCACCCGGGCTCATGGATCAACGGGAATTTCAATATATGGATAGGGCATGAGGAAAAGAACAAGGCATGGGAATACCTTTTTGAGACCAGGGAGATGCTTAAGGATTTCGAAAAAACCCAGCCCGATCAGGCCGCACTGGGCAATGCCTGGAAGGAGATATTCATTGCGGAAGGCAGCGACTGGAACTGGTGGTACGGCGAGGACAACTCCTCGGCCAACGATGATGAATTTGACCGCCTTTTCAGGATGCACCTTTCCAATGTCTACTCGTTCATAGGGAAGACACCTCCCGAATACCTGTCAATACCGATACGGGCAAAGAAAGCCAGGATAGCCAGGGAACCGGCGGGCTTCATGAACCCCGTAATAGACGGCAGGGACACCAACTACTTCGAATGGGTCAACTCCGGGCTCGTGGATGTGAGCAAGCGCGGAGGGACGATGCACCAGTCGGAGACCATACTGAAACAGCTTTATTTCGGATTTAACAAAGACACTCTGTTTTTCAGGTTCGACCTTTCACAGAGCAACGGTAACGGCGCGCTTGGGTTGAGCATATTGCTGATCAATAAGGGCCTGAAGATATCCGTGCCGGCGCTGTCAAACAATATGCCCCTTGAATATATCATATCCAGGCTTTCCGATGATGAATCGTGGTCCGCCGTCAAAAAATGCTGCACCTCGGCATTTGACAGGATACTTGAAATAGCGGTAAAATTCGATGACATCGAGGCGGCGAGGGGAGAAACGCTTAAACTTATAGCTACTATAGACCGGTCGGGCGCGGCGATCGAACACTGCCCCGAATTCGGCGCGATCCAGATAACACTCCCGTCGGACGATTACGAGTCGCAACAGTGGAATGTGTGA